The following nucleotide sequence is from Phycisphaerales bacterium.
CACTGAACCGCCTCCTTGGGCAGCATCAGCGAAGCCTCGCTCCCGCCGGTGTTGATCCGCACTCGCCCGAACATGTTGGCGCGCAGGACGCCTTGGGCGTTGTCGAATTCGACGCGGGCGCGCAGCGTGCGCGTCTCCGGATCGAGCGCTGTGCTGATCCAGGTGAGCCTTCCGGGAAAGATCAGGCCACGGAGACCGTCGAGCATCAGCGTTGCCGTCTGGCTGACGCGCACCGTCGCGAGATCCGATTCAGCCAGATCGGCCATCGCCCACATGACGCGCGTATCCGCAATCGCCATCACCGGCTGCCCCGGCTCGACCACGTCGCCGGCAACCGCGGTGCGATCGATGACGATGCCTTCGAATGAAGCCTCGACCTGCAGCAGTGGCGAGGTGTCTCCGTCCGATTCAACCCCGTCGATCACCTCGTCGGAAAGGCCGAGATTGCGCAGCCGCTGCCGGGCCCGGCTGACCGTGATGCGGGCCTCGGCCAGGCGCGTACCGGCTTCGAGCACTTCCCGTTCGATGCCCACGCCTCGCGCAAGCAGGTCTTCTTCGCGCTTCGCGTTGGCTTCCCAGAGCCTCATCAACTCGATCGCCTGCAGAAGATCGGCTTTGGCCGAGCCGAGCTCGGTGGACTTCACGATCGCGACGGTTTCGCCGGCGCGAACGCGATCGCCAAAGTCCTTGAGCACCTCGGTTACCACGCCAGACGCTCGCGGAGACAGCCGGGCATAGCGGTTTGTGTTGTAAGCGACCTGGGCATTGCGCTCGATGACGCGCGCGAGCGGCCGAGGCGATATCTGGGTGTACTCAAAGCCGGCGGCGCTCAGCGCTTCGCTTGAAGTCAGCGTTACCGGCGTCGATGACGTGACGCACCCCGGCGAGGGCTCGCGCTGCCATCGCAGTTCAGCCCCGGCCGCCGCAGCGCGGCGCGAGAGTTCTTCGCCTGCTCGCGGGTTGCACACCTTGCACTGGGATTCGGGCACTGCGTGCTCGGCGCACCAGTCGCCGGCCGCGATGAACGCCGCTTTCAACAGCGGCCTGCACTCCACGCAGAGGGCTTCAGGCACGCCGTGTTCGTTGCACATCCCGAGCCGATCGATCCGCGTCGGGTCGCAGAACGGGCACTTTGCCTGGTCGATGTCGTGGGGGCATGTCTGTCCATTGATCACGGGCTGCTGCGCTGACGCTGCGGCCGTGACGCCGAGCAGGATCGCCCAAGTCAACGCGCAGCCGATCGCGATGAGTACATATTGACGAAGCATCGCCATCATCCGCCTCCTTCATTCGAGGATCGCTCCAGATCGGGATTGCATTGCAGGCACTGCGACTCCGGCGTCTCGTGCTCGGCGCACCAGTCCCCCTTGGCGACGAACGCCGTCTTGAGGTAGGGCCGGCACTGCACGCACAGGGCCTCGGCGATCTCATGCTCCTTGCAGAAGCCCGCCGACTCGATCAGGCTCGGTGTGCAGAATGGACACTTGGCAGATGCAATGCCGTGTTCGCAATTGACCGGGTCCGATCCACTTGGCACACCGGCGGACACCGCTCCGCCGTGCACACCGGGTTGCACCTTCGCCGCAAGGGCCGGGTTGCAGTCGATGCACTGCGACTCGGGCGTGTTGTGCTCGGCGCACCAGTCACTGTTGGCGCGAAAGGCGGCGCTGAGGTACGGCCGGCACTTGGCGCAGAGCGCTTCGGCGACGCCGTGCTCACCGCAGAAGCCGTCCGCCGCAACCATTTCCGGGTTGCAGAACGGGCACTTCTCCTGCTTGATCTCGTGCGGGCAGCGGCCGTCGGCTGACTGGTCGCTGGAATCGCCTGATTTGCCGCAGCCGGCCAGCGCGATGCAGACGCCGGCCACCAATACGAATGCAACATGAGTAAGTCTTTGCATGATCAGTCCTCCGCCCCGTGCCGGGGCTCTGTGGGTAATGACTCTTGTCTTTCGGGCGATGGCGCATCGACTGCGGGAATCAGCAGGTCGGCAGCGCCGACAATTTGAAACAAACGCGCCCGCACTGCGGCGACTTCGCCGCTGAACTCGATCGCCGTCGTGCGCGCTTCAGTGAGCGTTCGCTGAGCATCGAGGACATCGAGAAACGACGCATGTCCGCCGCGGTACGCTTCGGTGGTCTGCTCGAATGCCTGTTCGGCTGCGGGCAGGATCTGCATTCGCACCGCCTCCAATTGGACGCGCGATGCTTCGTACTCGCCGTGCGTCGCCGCAAGCCGGCTGAGCAATTCGGTCTCCAGCGCCTTGCGGTGCTGCCTCGCCTGCATGAGTCCGTAGCGACCTGCGAGAATCTCGCCTCGCCGATCGTCCCAGAGGGGCAGCGTCATCCCGACCCCCAGTTCATAGATCGGCTCGTTGCTCTCGCCGCGGTAGCCCACGCCGGCATGCACATCCAGATCGGGAGTGCGCTCCGCCTTCATGGCCTGCAGGCGCGCGTCGGCTGCGTCGATCTCGCGATCAGCCGCCCGGAGCGCGGGATGGTCGCGCCGCAGCTGAGATTCGAATTCACGGAGATTGATCGCTCGTGGCGAGGTGTCAAGGGATCCTTCGAGCCGCGCCACGTCGACCGCCGCCCCGCCGATGGCCAGCGACAGCTGCACCGCTGCTGCGGACTGCTCCTTGTCCAGCCGGGTGCGAAGCAGCCGAATGCGGTATACCTCGATCTCCGCCTTCGTCACTTCCGTGCGCGGCGCTGCGCGCGCTTCAAAGCGAGCCTGGGCCGACGCAAGCGTCTGCTCGGCCAGGTCGGCAAGGCTCGCATACAAGCGGCTCGTCTCGCGGATCGTCACCAGACGATTGTGCAGCAGGGCCACTTCGCCCAGCACCTCCCGTTCGACGACTTCCACCTCAGCCTCGGTCACGGCCTGCTCGGCGCGCGCCGCCTCGCGCCCGGCATCGAGGCGGCTGCCGATCACGATCGGCTGCGTGATGCTCAGGACGCTGGACCCTTCGTTGAGCACGCCCGGCCCGAAGGGAACTTCTTCTGACGAAACCTCGACCGTGGGGTTGGGATAGAGCGAAGATTGCAGCGCTCGACCCGCCGCGACTCCGACACCGCTTCGGGCTGCGGCCAGGCGCGGATTGAATCGCCGGGCCAGGTCCCACAGATCAGCCAGGCCGACAGGTCCCTCGACGGGGAGTGCTGGCGAAGTGGCATCGATCGCCGTCGAAGCAACGTCTGCGTGTTCCAGCGGCGCCGGCACTCCGCGGCTCACGAGTTCCGCGATCGCCTCCCGCTCAGACGGCGGAAAATGGAGGCCGCGCGATACGCATGACATCGAGCACAACGCCAGGATGACTGCCGCACCGCACTGCAGCGGATGCGCACGCGAGACCGACATACACAACCTCCAGAATTCGTTCGGCGGTTCGCGCCGCCGCGCAGGGCAGCGAGACACCGCAACGGTTCGTTCGCATCGAGCAAACGAACGATCACGAAGCACTCAGGGAGGATGTGCGGTTCAGATGCGCAGCACCGTGCGCAAACTGAGAGGCGATCGCTTATGGGCATCCGCATGATGCGGGCGCGGCCCCACCGAACAGCCACCGGTGGGCCAGAGCGCTGCTGGCGTGCTCACGTGCGGCAGGTCCCCTACGCCG
It contains:
- a CDS encoding efflux RND transporter periplasmic adaptor subunit; protein product: MAMLRQYVLIAIGCALTWAILLGVTAAASAQQPVINGQTCPHDIDQAKCPFCDPTRIDRLGMCNEHGVPEALCVECRPLLKAAFIAAGDWCAEHAVPESQCKVCNPRAGEELSRRAAAAGAELRWQREPSPGCVTSSTPVTLTSSEALSAAGFEYTQISPRPLARVIERNAQVAYNTNRYARLSPRASGVVTEVLKDFGDRVRAGETVAIVKSTELGSAKADLLQAIELMRLWEANAKREEDLLARGVGIEREVLEAGTRLAEARITVSRARQRLRNLGLSDEVIDGVESDGDTSPLLQVEASFEGIVIDRTAVAGDVVEPGQPVMAIADTRVMWAMADLAESDLATVRVSQTATLMLDGLRGLIFPGRLTWISTALDPETRTLRARVEFDNAQGVLRANMFGRVRINTGGSEASLMLPKEAVQWEGCCNVAFRRSASDPLTFQPVRLVLGFDAGNHYEVLDGLDAGDVVVSRGSFILKNEILKNSVGAGCCEVDHLKK
- a CDS encoding TolC family protein, which produces MSRGVPAPLEHADVASTAIDATSPALPVEGPVGLADLWDLARRFNPRLAAARSGVGVAAGRALQSSLYPNPTVEVSSEEVPFGPGVLNEGSSVLSITQPIVIGSRLDAGREAARAEQAVTEAEVEVVEREVLGEVALLHNRLVTIRETSRLYASLADLAEQTLASAQARFEARAAPRTEVTKAEIEVYRIRLLRTRLDKEQSAAAVQLSLAIGGAAVDVARLEGSLDTSPRAINLREFESQLRRDHPALRAADREIDAADARLQAMKAERTPDLDVHAGVGYRGESNEPIYELGVGMTLPLWDDRRGEILAGRYGLMQARQHRKALETELLSRLAATHGEYEASRVQLEAVRMQILPAAEQAFEQTTEAYRGGHASFLDVLDAQRTLTEARTTAIEFSGEVAAVRARLFQIVGAADLLIPAVDAPSPERQESLPTEPRHGAED